In the Advenella kashmirensis WT001 genome, one interval contains:
- a CDS encoding LysR family transcriptional regulator: protein MADCVFFVSIADLGSLSKAATVLDQTQSGLSKQLALLETHVDQRLFLRTGRGLKLTEAGEILYEAVKPAFLEIDRAMDQVRKQGITQGTVRLAAVHTLSYYFTADCVATFVSNRPHVNLSLMGRSSPEVVTLVEHGNAELGLVYDSAVDSDVLDSTALFEEDMALIVRHDSALSGPQDLTNASLQLVGFPPHYALRKMIHSGGLQPHFVTEAETVDAMLKLVSSGVGDCILPSRIPTKVLADYGLMKVKIELPLLRRRMVLVKHRDKPLSALAIALEQCIIQLAQSMSVQTE, encoded by the coding sequence ATCGCCGATTGCGTTTTTTTTGTTTCTATTGCAGATTTAGGATCCCTGTCAAAGGCAGCAACGGTCCTGGATCAAACCCAATCGGGGCTGAGTAAACAACTGGCGCTGCTTGAGACCCACGTGGACCAGCGCTTGTTCTTGCGGACCGGGCGGGGATTAAAGCTTACTGAAGCAGGCGAAATCCTGTATGAGGCAGTTAAACCGGCTTTCCTGGAAATTGATCGGGCGATGGATCAGGTGCGCAAGCAAGGCATTACCCAAGGCACGGTGCGGCTGGCGGCTGTGCATACGCTGAGCTATTACTTCACGGCAGATTGCGTTGCCACGTTCGTTAGCAATCGGCCGCATGTCAATCTTTCATTGATGGGCAGAAGCTCGCCAGAAGTGGTGACACTGGTTGAACATGGTAATGCGGAGCTGGGGCTGGTCTATGATTCGGCGGTCGATTCTGATGTGCTCGATTCCACAGCGCTGTTTGAGGAAGACATGGCGCTAATCGTAAGACATGACAGCGCGTTGAGCGGTCCTCAGGATCTGACTAATGCATCACTCCAACTGGTTGGGTTCCCGCCGCACTACGCCTTACGCAAGATGATACATAGCGGCGGACTACAGCCGCATTTTGTGACAGAAGCAGAAACGGTGGACGCTATGTTGAAACTCGTTTCTTCAGGGGTTGGCGATTGCATTCTGCCCTCCAGGATCCCGACAAAAGTACTGGCTGATTATGGTTTGATGAAGGTGAAAATAGAGCTCCCCTTGTTGCGGCGAAGAATGGTGTTGGTCAAGCATCGAGACAAACCGCTTAGCGCGCTGGCCATCGCGCTGGAGCAATGCATCATACAGTTGGCGCAATCCATGAGCGTACAAACGGAATAG
- a CDS encoding aldolase: protein MNAPLREKSYFDKRVTQEMSKHLQVVERDTKETMAYACRILAMTEQEAGLAGQISVRSERPGAYWTLRFGLGFDEAKPEDFIEVDRDLNTLTGAGMANPATRFHLWVYDARPDVNCIIHTHSPWASALAAARQPLVISQMDMTPLHNDCAFLGEWPGVPIADDEGVIISEALGEKKAIILAHHGYLTAGTSCEEATYLSVYLERAARMQIRAQAFGKLTPVDDTLAAEAHDYLLKTSIVKATFNYWCRQTHGIAALDLK from the coding sequence ATGAATGCGCCATTAAGAGAAAAATCCTACTTCGATAAGCGGGTAACCCAGGAGATGTCGAAGCATCTGCAAGTTGTAGAGCGGGATACAAAAGAGACAATGGCCTACGCCTGTCGAATCCTGGCCATGACTGAGCAGGAAGCGGGCCTGGCAGGACAGATCAGCGTCCGGTCCGAGCGCCCGGGCGCTTATTGGACCTTGCGTTTTGGCCTGGGGTTTGATGAGGCGAAACCTGAAGACTTCATCGAAGTGGATCGCGATCTGAATACATTGACCGGGGCAGGAATGGCCAACCCCGCGACACGTTTTCATCTGTGGGTCTATGACGCGCGGCCAGATGTCAATTGTATTATTCATACCCATTCGCCCTGGGCGTCGGCACTGGCTGCCGCGCGGCAACCATTGGTGATCTCCCAAATGGATATGACCCCCTTGCATAACGATTGCGCATTTCTGGGGGAATGGCCGGGTGTACCGATTGCTGATGACGAAGGCGTGATTATTTCAGAGGCGCTGGGCGAGAAAAAGGCGATTATCCTGGCCCATCATGGGTATTTGACCGCGGGCACGTCCTGTGAAGAGGCGACCTACCTGTCGGTTTATCTTGAACGCGCGGCCCGTATGCAGATTCGTGCGCAGGCATTTGGCAAGCTGACCCCCGTGGACGACACGCTTGCTGCCGAAGCCCACGACTATCTGCTGAAGACTTCAATCGTCAAGGCAACCTTCAATTACTGGTGCAGACAGACGCATGGCATTGCTGCGCTGGATCTGAAGTAG
- a CDS encoding ABC transporter ATP-binding protein has protein sequence MILQSSMKRSNSFSEYVYAFGVIKSGYKSFIPGFIFVSLIFYLVSILGAIVPWFLKQATNAFTVDLAKANTFYLFVAAYAVCWTLAEVLSNIKGVFSSWILAGCDATINKALLVRVMSMPYSEQARLNAGKLASIITRASGAFTSITVYIFWTLFPILIEFLVALTALGQSTNAVFLISFLICIVVLTAISIAIAIQSRDLHSSLYKVMTDRDGYIVERLHLLYDIRLNNAYMKERCVTDHHMNQVVRAIRKSNVKMGLRLGLMALAIGVALAVFTALSVFADDGQRTTAGDFVMIAGYVGMLTLQLRLLAGALIDLEKQKVALADGIAYLEEPIPQIQSVQSPRFASTDYVFELKNVCIEKDGKNIIQNLNYRFQSNKFTVIKGASGAVKQV, from the coding sequence GTGATTCTTCAATCCTCTATGAAGAGATCAAATTCATTTTCCGAATATGTATATGCATTCGGTGTAATCAAATCGGGCTATAAATCTTTTATCCCCGGTTTCATTTTTGTATCGCTGATTTTCTATCTTGTTTCCATTTTGGGTGCAATTGTTCCGTGGTTTTTGAAGCAGGCGACGAATGCTTTCACAGTGGATCTGGCTAAAGCAAATACGTTCTATTTGTTTGTTGCTGCCTATGCTGTGTGCTGGACGCTGGCCGAGGTGCTTTCAAATATCAAGGGCGTATTTTCTTCCTGGATCCTGGCCGGTTGTGATGCGACGATAAACAAAGCCTTGCTGGTTCGTGTCATGAGCATGCCTTATTCAGAGCAGGCCCGGCTCAATGCCGGAAAATTGGCTTCGATCATCACCCGGGCGTCCGGCGCATTTACTTCCATTACCGTCTATATATTCTGGACACTTTTTCCCATACTCATTGAATTTCTTGTGGCACTGACGGCGCTTGGGCAAAGCACTAATGCAGTATTCTTAATAAGTTTTTTAATCTGCATCGTTGTACTGACTGCAATTTCGATTGCGATTGCAATACAAAGCCGGGACTTGCACTCATCTCTTTATAAGGTAATGACCGACAGGGATGGTTATATCGTTGAGCGATTGCACTTGCTATACGATATTCGGCTCAATAACGCATATATGAAGGAACGCTGTGTTACCGACCATCACATGAACCAGGTGGTTCGGGCTATCCGGAAATCCAATGTAAAAATGGGTTTGCGGCTAGGTCTGATGGCACTGGCTATTGGCGTGGCATTAGCTGTTTTTACAGCACTATCTGTTTTTGCTGATGACGGTCAGCGTACCACTGCCGGTGATTTCGTGATGATCGCCGGCTATGTAGGCATGCTCACGCTCCAGCTTCGGCTTCTTGCCGGCGCGTTAATTGACCTGGAAAAACAAAAGGTGGCGCTGGCTGACGGCATTGCCTATCTTGAAGAACCAATCCCACAGATTCAATCAGTACAGTCGCCGCGCTTTGCCAGTACTGATTATGTCTTTGAATTAAAGAATGTCTGCATCGAAAAAGATGGGAAAAATATTATCCAGAATCTGAATTACCGGTTCCAGAGCAATAAATTCACTGTAATAAAAGGCGCATCCGGCGCGGTAAAACAAGTCTGA
- a CDS encoding helix-turn-helix domain-containing protein encodes MSRSVFAATFRETVGITPGQYLQGWRVRLAQKALRRGRPLKMIAAEVGYGSEAALSRAFKAQSGQSPRQWKAGYM; translated from the coding sequence ATGTCGCGCAGTGTCTTTGCCGCAACGTTTCGCGAGACGGTGGGTATCACGCCGGGGCAGTATTTGCAAGGCTGGCGCGTGCGGCTGGCGCAAAAGGCCTTGCGGCGCGGACGCCCCTTGAAGATGATTGCTGCCGAAGTGGGCTACGGCAGCGAAGCGGCACTGTCTCGTGCGTTCAAGGCGCAGTCTGGGCAATCACCGCGGCAGTGGAAGGCGGGGTATATGTAG
- a CDS encoding YegP family protein translates to MSGSYDLKRSGEQYMFNLKAGNGQIILTGERYAAKAGALDGIESVRKNSPIDERYERKTATNGSPFFTLKSANGQVIGRSEMYSSAAARDNGIESCKTNGPTGTTKDNT, encoded by the coding sequence ATGAGTGGAAGCTATGACTTGAAACGCAGTGGCGAGCAGTACATGTTCAATCTGAAGGCTGGAAATGGACAAATTATTCTGACCGGCGAGCGATATGCTGCCAAGGCCGGTGCGTTGGATGGCATCGAATCGGTCCGCAAGAATTCTCCGATAGACGAAAGATATGAGCGAAAAACCGCCACGAATGGTTCTCCGTTTTTTACATTAAAAAGTGCAAATGGCCAGGTAATCGGGCGTAGCGAAATGTATTCCAGCGCCGCTGCCCGCGATAACGGGATTGAGTCGTGCAAGACAAACGGCCCTACTGGGACAACAAAAGACAATACCTGA
- a CDS encoding ABC transporter ATP-binding protein/permease, which produces MILDEPTAALDLDTAKRIITYLRSSIPTLIVISHDDEVQAMADEILTLD; this is translated from the coding sequence ATGATCCTGGACGAACCGACTGCTGCCCTTGACCTGGACACTGCAAAAAGAATTATCACATACTTGCGTAGCAGTATTCCGACGTTAATAGTGATCAGCCATGATGATGAGGTGCAGGCAATGGCAGATGAAATTTTAACGCTGGATTAG
- a CDS encoding Rossmann-fold NAD(P)-binding domain-containing protein, with protein sequence MISDAILLMGGTGAIGRQAARALRAHYPNVPLLIGGRDLAKSRQAASEIGNAEGVAIDARANDLGLGDRRVSAVAVFYADHRLASLRFAHSRGVPHLSISSGVYEIAPEVATYMHSPGTAAIVLGYEWLVGATTIATLTCAKPFARLDQITINALVDEEDAGGPAVAEDFERLGRMMPAALTRRDGSYIWRNNEEAKASFRAIDGTEVEGTGFSSIDVAGLAVATGASDVQFNLAMGVSSSRRRGEPKSTEIIMEMAGKDSDGHPLRTRHAVFHPGGAAPLTALGVSMILERLAGLDGKAPTPPGLYFPFQVVDHTSYLSRLQAEGGNVVALDVE encoded by the coding sequence ATGATTTCAGACGCTATTCTCCTGATGGGCGGTACTGGTGCCATCGGACGCCAGGCTGCACGCGCGCTTCGCGCTCACTACCCAAATGTTCCGTTACTGATCGGTGGTCGCGATCTGGCAAAAAGCCGCCAGGCGGCCAGCGAGATCGGCAACGCCGAGGGCGTGGCAATTGATGCGCGTGCCAACGATCTAGGTCTGGGTGACCGTCGTGTCAGCGCTGTTGCAGTCTTCTACGCCGACCACCGCCTGGCTAGCCTGCGTTTCGCGCACAGTCGTGGAGTGCCGCATCTGAGCATTTCTTCCGGCGTGTATGAAATCGCCCCGGAAGTGGCAACCTATATGCACTCGCCCGGCACGGCAGCAATTGTCCTGGGCTATGAGTGGCTGGTTGGTGCCACAACCATCGCTACGCTCACGTGTGCCAAGCCTTTTGCCCGGCTGGACCAGATCACGATCAATGCACTTGTGGATGAAGAAGATGCAGGCGGTCCGGCAGTTGCCGAGGATTTTGAGCGACTGGGCAGGATGATGCCAGCGGCCCTTACCCGCCGTGACGGCAGCTATATCTGGCGTAATAACGAGGAGGCTAAAGCCAGCTTCCGAGCGATTGATGGCACCGAAGTGGAAGGCACCGGTTTTTCGTCTATTGATGTTGCAGGCCTGGCGGTCGCCACCGGCGCCTCGGATGTGCAATTTAATCTGGCCATGGGTGTGAGCTCATCACGGCGTCGCGGCGAACCGAAATCCACGGAAATCATTATGGAAATGGCCGGCAAAGATAGCGACGGGCACCCGCTACGCACTCGTCATGCCGTGTTCCATCCGGGCGGCGCCGCGCCATTGACTGCATTGGGGGTCAGCATGATCCTGGAGCGACTGGCCGGGCTGGATGGCAAAGCGCCGACGCCGCCTGGATTGTATTTCCCTTTCCAGGTTGTCGATCACACGAGCTATCTGTCCCGCTTGCAGGCCGAAGGAGGCAACGTTGTGGCGTTGGATGTGGAGTGA
- a CDS encoding ATP-binding cassette domain-containing protein, whose amino-acid sequence MNAMLGLEPVAAGQILFNGVAVSTGISASIIDQVSVAPQSAQVMSGTLRDNVCYGIEYEPPADTILIDILRILNFTEQASTRLINLDIRLDSRGEGLSGGERQQIAIARRLPDKRK is encoded by the coding sequence ATGAATGCGATGCTTGGGCTGGAGCCTGTCGCCGCAGGCCAGATATTATTTAATGGCGTAGCTGTATCTACCGGCATAAGTGCCAGTATTATTGACCAAGTGTCTGTAGCGCCGCAATCGGCTCAAGTGATGAGCGGAACGTTAAGAGACAACGTGTGCTACGGGATTGAATATGAGCCTCCTGCTGATACCATCTTGATCGATATTTTGAGGATACTGAATTTTACAGAACAGGCTTCGACGCGATTGATTAACCTGGATATACGGCTGGACTCAAGGGGCGAGGGCTTAAGTGGCGGGGAACGCCAGCAGATTGCCATCGCCAGGCGATTGCCAGACAAAAGAAAATAA
- a CDS encoding alpha/beta fold hydrolase: MNKTSRAIATGLLAASLQTGVTAHAAQPTAATQTATHATVDGNYITTTDGVRLYYKDWGPKDGPVVTLSHGWPLSSDSWESQMLFLADKGYRVVAHDRRGHGRSSQPWDGNDMNHYADDLAAVINALDLKDVTAVGFSTGGGEVARYIGRHGTSRVKKAVLVSAVPPLMLKTAENPQGVPLEVFDGLRKASLENRSQLYLDLASGPFYGFNRKGAKVSQGLINSWWAQGMQAGHKNTYDSIAAFSATDFREDLKKFDVPTLVIHGDDDQIVPIDTAGKASAAQIKGAKLIVYSGAPHGLTDTHKERFNQDLLQFLQN, from the coding sequence ATGAACAAGACTTCCCGCGCAATCGCCACAGGCCTGCTGGCCGCCTCTCTGCAAACGGGTGTTACCGCTCACGCGGCACAACCCACCGCCGCCACACAAACGGCTACCCATGCCACTGTAGACGGCAACTACATCACCACGACCGACGGCGTGCGCCTGTACTACAAAGACTGGGGGCCAAAAGACGGACCGGTCGTTACCTTAAGCCATGGCTGGCCGCTTAGTTCGGACAGCTGGGAATCACAAATGCTCTTTCTGGCCGACAAGGGCTACCGGGTGGTTGCCCATGACCGTCGTGGACATGGCCGCTCCAGCCAGCCCTGGGACGGCAATGATATGAACCACTACGCCGATGACCTGGCCGCCGTAATTAATGCCCTTGATCTGAAAGACGTAACCGCAGTGGGCTTTTCCACGGGCGGCGGCGAAGTAGCGCGCTATATTGGCCGCCATGGCACCAGTCGGGTCAAGAAAGCCGTCCTGGTCAGTGCGGTACCGCCGCTCATGTTGAAAACGGCCGAAAATCCGCAAGGTGTGCCGCTGGAGGTTTTCGATGGCTTGCGCAAGGCCTCGCTGGAAAACCGCTCGCAGTTATATCTTGATCTGGCATCCGGCCCCTTCTACGGCTTTAATCGTAAAGGCGCCAAGGTCTCGCAAGGCCTGATCAATAGCTGGTGGGCGCAGGGCATGCAGGCCGGGCACAAGAACACTTATGATTCGATCGCGGCTTTCTCGGCTACGGATTTTCGTGAGGACCTGAAAAAATTCGATGTGCCTACTTTGGTGATTCATGGAGATGACGACCAGATTGTGCCGATAGACACCGCCGGCAAGGCATCTGCCGCTCAGATAAAAGGGGCCAAGCTTATCGTTTATTCCGGTGCACCGCACGGACTGACCGATACGCATAAAGAACGCTTTAACCAGGATCTGCTGCAATTTCTGCAGAACTAA
- a CDS encoding MFS transporter → MENNTTSGSVRSRSQYVTAGLASMMGTTIEWYDFFLYGTAAALVFNTIFFPSFDPLTGTLAAFATYSVGFFARPLGGVIFGHFGDKVGRKSMLLITLFMMGIPTILIGLIPSYESIGYWGAVLLVIMRFIQGIAVGGEWGGAVLMAVEHAPEGKKGFFGSLPQAGVAPGLILSSLAMGAVAALPNEDMLAWGWRIPFLASVLLLLVGWFIRVKVAESPDFERMQKKGEKVEMPAMIVLKKYPKEVLVVVGGRLAEVTWFYTVVTFALAYATNTLGFDRMVMLDATIWGALVALFTMPLFGILGDRLSFKWVFMAGSVGILLFAPVFFSMLASQSVASINMAMIIAIGLVYACLYGPEGSLFSAQFPPAVRYSGISIAVQVSGAIGGGLAPLIATSLLAYGDGNPRYIVWYLSGLGVIAIISSFFMHGPAKFATLTEMKEARS, encoded by the coding sequence ATGGAGAATAATACGACATCCGGGTCTGTCCGTTCGCGCTCGCAATATGTGACGGCAGGCCTGGCAAGCATGATGGGGACAACCATTGAGTGGTACGACTTTTTCTTATACGGAACAGCCGCAGCACTGGTTTTCAATACGATATTTTTTCCTTCTTTCGACCCGCTGACGGGAACGCTGGCGGCGTTTGCCACCTATTCGGTGGGATTCTTTGCCCGACCGCTGGGAGGCGTCATCTTCGGTCATTTCGGCGATAAGGTCGGCCGAAAGTCCATGCTGCTGATTACATTGTTCATGATGGGGATTCCAACCATCCTGATCGGGCTCATTCCTTCGTATGAGTCTATCGGCTACTGGGGCGCGGTCTTGCTGGTGATCATGCGTTTTATACAGGGCATTGCCGTGGGTGGTGAATGGGGAGGCGCCGTATTGATGGCTGTGGAACATGCCCCTGAAGGCAAAAAGGGGTTCTTTGGCAGCCTGCCCCAAGCGGGCGTTGCGCCGGGCTTGATTCTGTCTTCTCTGGCCATGGGTGCAGTGGCGGCCTTACCCAACGAGGACATGCTGGCTTGGGGTTGGAGAATTCCGTTTCTGGCAAGCGTTTTACTGTTGCTGGTTGGCTGGTTTATCCGCGTCAAGGTCGCCGAATCGCCGGATTTTGAGCGCATGCAAAAGAAAGGCGAGAAGGTTGAGATGCCGGCCATGATCGTGCTCAAGAAATACCCGAAAGAAGTCCTTGTGGTCGTGGGCGGTAGGCTTGCCGAAGTGACCTGGTTCTATACCGTGGTCACCTTTGCCCTGGCCTATGCCACCAATACGCTTGGCTTTGACCGGATGGTGATGCTGGACGCCACTATCTGGGGCGCATTGGTCGCATTGTTTACTATGCCGCTGTTTGGTATTCTTGGCGATCGCCTGAGTTTTAAATGGGTATTCATGGCGGGTTCCGTCGGTATACTGTTGTTTGCGCCCGTGTTCTTCTCCATGCTCGCCAGCCAGAGCGTCGCCTCAATCAATATGGCAATGATAATCGCAATCGGGTTAGTCTACGCCTGCCTGTATGGTCCGGAAGGGAGCCTTTTTTCTGCTCAGTTTCCGCCTGCAGTCAGATACAGCGGCATATCGATTGCGGTGCAAGTGTCCGGCGCTATCGGCGGTGGCCTGGCTCCACTGATCGCAACCTCACTGCTTGCCTACGGCGATGGCAATCCCCGTTATATCGTGTGGTACTTGAGCGGTTTGGGTGTCATTGCCATTATCAGCTCATTCTTCATGCATGGCCCCGCCAAATTTGCAACGCTCACAGAAATGAAAGAGGCGCGGTCATGA
- a CDS encoding organic hydroperoxide resistance protein, producing the protein MSIEKVLYTATATATGGREGRATSSDKVLDVQLSTPRELGGAGGPGTNPEQLFAAGYSACFLGALKFVAAKQKVALPADTTVTGQVGIGQIPTGFGIQARLTITAPGIDHDTLQALVDQAHVVCPYSNATRGNIDVTLVLGN; encoded by the coding sequence ATGTCTATCGAAAAAGTTCTCTACACCGCCACTGCAACTGCCACAGGAGGCCGGGAAGGCCGCGCCACTTCCTCTGATAAGGTGCTTGACGTGCAATTGTCCACTCCACGCGAACTGGGCGGCGCCGGCGGCCCCGGCACCAATCCGGAACAATTGTTTGCCGCCGGTTATTCGGCCTGCTTTCTGGGTGCGCTCAAATTCGTCGCCGCCAAACAGAAAGTTGCCTTGCCCGCAGACACAACCGTGACTGGCCAGGTCGGCATCGGCCAGATCCCCACCGGCTTCGGCATCCAGGCACGACTGACCATTACCGCCCCCGGGATCGACCACGACACGCTGCAGGCGCTGGTCGACCAGGCCCACGTTGTCTGCCCGTATTCCAATGCGACGCGCGGCAATATCGACGTGACGCTGGTACTCGGTAACTAA
- a CDS encoding TetR/AcrR family transcriptional regulator, with the protein MLDQSNQNAAKKAAKTTLTKPSTTQARRLPKEARRQQLLTTALLIIRDEGADRLTLGNLAIRAGVSKPVVYEHFGTRSGLLIELYRWIDTERVSAFQAAMAAETRGREETIRLLATTYIHCATDITDDFHTVGAALAGSEEKAAVFQELLNNVIMMFVAVLKPFDTLPAGELEKRCIGFVGAGEALSSALVRGTLDARDAEAVFAALISGGMAAS; encoded by the coding sequence GTGCTTGACCAATCCAATCAGAATGCCGCGAAGAAGGCTGCAAAGACGACCTTAACGAAGCCATCAACGACGCAGGCGCGCCGGCTGCCCAAAGAAGCGCGGCGACAGCAGCTGCTTACTACGGCCCTGTTGATCATCCGCGATGAAGGCGCAGATCGGCTGACATTGGGCAACCTGGCCATCCGTGCCGGGGTGTCCAAACCCGTGGTGTACGAACATTTCGGCACGCGCTCGGGCTTGCTTATCGAGTTATACCGGTGGATAGATACCGAGAGGGTAAGCGCATTTCAGGCGGCCATGGCTGCCGAAACGCGGGGCCGGGAAGAGACCATTCGCCTGCTGGCGACCACCTACATCCATTGCGCGACAGACATTACCGATGATTTTCATACCGTGGGTGCAGCGCTGGCCGGAAGCGAAGAGAAGGCGGCCGTGTTTCAGGAACTGCTCAACAACGTGATCATGATGTTCGTCGCCGTCCTCAAGCCTTTCGACACGCTGCCTGCGGGTGAGTTGGAAAAGCGGTGCATTGGATTTGTGGGGGCCGGAGAGGCGCTGTCATCCGCGCTGGTGCGGGGGACGCTGGACGCGCGGGACGCCGAGGCTGTGTTTGCTGCGTTGATTAGCGGCGGGATGGCGGCAAGTTAA
- a CDS encoding DUF596 domain-containing protein — protein sequence MSDELLQQIWNAVQGSDANALWTYVCLRVPRISVASYQVRKDFFLCVVSCLMKEGRLKLAHKGKYCPGAIEEQVQGYFDRWPEDEAKLDRINFQFTVDSEGRFVDFWAKCGFVWVYKDGFEIWTYAAHKLRRYNFYQHDQIQGQHDAVGKAMLIKQ from the coding sequence GTGTCAGACGAGCTTCTGCAACAAATTTGGAATGCCGTGCAAGGTTCTGACGCGAATGCCTTGTGGACATATGTTTGTTTGCGCGTACCTCGAATATCAGTAGCGTCGTATCAAGTGCGCAAGGATTTTTTTCTTTGCGTCGTTTCCTGCCTGATGAAGGAAGGGCGACTGAAACTTGCACATAAGGGGAAATATTGTCCTGGTGCGATTGAGGAGCAAGTGCAGGGTTATTTTGATAGGTGGCCCGAGGACGAGGCTAAGCTAGATCGAATCAATTTTCAATTTACGGTGGATTCGGAAGGACGTTTTGTTGACTTCTGGGCCAAATGTGGATTTGTATGGGTTTATAAAGATGGATTCGAAATTTGGACGTATGCGGCACACAAGCTGCGGCGGTACAATTTTTATCAACATGATCAGATACAGGGCCAACACGATGCCGTGGGTAAAGCTATGTTGATCAAGCAATGA